A region from the Sphingomonas brevis genome encodes:
- the rpsE gene encoding 30S ribosomal protein S5, with protein sequence MADENETPQVDAAPEAAVEAPAEAAPAPEAREGRGPRGGRGRGGGGRDNRGGNRGRRDDRRGNRDEEGGEELIEKLVHINRVSKTVKGGKRFGFAALVVVGDGKGRAGFGHGKAREVPEAISKATAAAKKAMIRVPLRDGRTLHHDGRGHFGAGKVAVRAAPAGTGIIAGGPMRAVFESLGVHDVVTKSVGTSNPYNMIRATFEALKDQTSPRSVAQRRGKKVSDLLGRGGMDKGEAEATAEAVTE encoded by the coding sequence ATGGCTGACGAAAACGAAACCCCGCAGGTTGACGCCGCTCCGGAAGCAGCGGTTGAGGCGCCTGCCGAAGCCGCACCTGCTCCGGAAGCCCGCGAAGGCCGTGGCCCGCGTGGCGGCCGTGGCCGTGGCGGCGGTGGACGCGACAATCGTGGTGGCAACCGTGGCCGTCGCGACGACCGTCGTGGCAACCGTGACGAGGAAGGTGGCGAGGAGCTGATCGAGAAACTCGTCCACATCAATCGCGTGTCGAAGACGGTGAAGGGCGGCAAGCGCTTTGGCTTTGCCGCGCTGGTCGTCGTCGGCGACGGCAAGGGCCGGGCCGGTTTCGGTCACGGCAAGGCACGCGAAGTGCCGGAAGCCATCAGCAAGGCGACTGCTGCAGCGAAGAAGGCGATGATCCGCGTTCCGCTGCGCGACGGCCGCACGCTGCACCATGACGGCCGTGGCCACTTTGGCGCCGGCAAGGTCGCGGTTCGCGCCGCTCCGGCCGGTACCGGCATCATCGCCGGCGGTCCGATGCGCGCCGTATTCGAAAGCCTTGGAGTCCACGACGTGGTCACCAAGTCGGTCGGCACGTCCAACCCTTACAACATGATCCGGGCGACCTTTGAGGCGCTCAAGGACCAGACCAGCCCGCGCTCGGTGGCGCAGCGCCGTGGCAAGAAGGTTTCCGACCTTCTCGGGCGTGGCGGCATGGACAAGGGCGAGGCGGAAGCGACCGCCGAAGCGGTCACGGAGTAA
- the rpmD gene encoding 50S ribosomal protein L30 yields MSKIKITQTGSPIRRHKTQRATLVGLGLNKMHRTVEVEATPEVLGQVRKVAHLVKVADA; encoded by the coding sequence ATGTCGAAGATCAAGATCACCCAGACCGGATCGCCGATCCGCCGTCACAAGACCCAGCGGGCGACCCTCGTTGGCCTGGGCCTCAACAAGATGCATCGCACGGTTGAGGTCGAAGCCACGCCGGAAGTGCTCGGCCAGGTGCGCAAGGTCGCGCACCTTGTGAAGGTGGCAGACGCCTAA
- the rplF gene encoding 50S ribosomal protein L6, producing MSRIGKKPVATPAGVTATIEGQTLTVKGPKGTLSMQLLDDLVKYEVGEGEIRVTPLVDAQRNRAAWGMQRTNVQNLVTGVTEGFSKVLEITGVGYRAQAQGKNLKLQLGYSHDVNVAVPEGLEVKTPDNTTVEISGIDRQKVGQLAAEIRRWRKPEPYKGKGIKYRGEYIFRKEGKKK from the coding sequence ATGTCCCGCATTGGTAAGAAGCCGGTCGCAACGCCTGCTGGCGTCACCGCGACCATCGAAGGCCAGACGCTGACGGTGAAGGGCCCCAAGGGCACGCTGTCGATGCAGCTGCTCGACGATCTCGTGAAATATGAGGTTGGCGAGGGTGAGATCCGTGTGACTCCGCTGGTCGACGCGCAGCGCAACCGCGCCGCGTGGGGCATGCAGCGCACCAACGTGCAAAACCTTGTGACCGGTGTCACCGAAGGGTTCAGCAAGGTGCTGGAAATCACCGGCGTCGGCTACCGCGCACAGGCCCAGGGCAAAAACCTGAAGCTTCAGCTCGGCTACAGCCACGACGTCAACGTCGCTGTTCCGGAAGGGCTTGAGGTCAAGACCCCCGACAACACGACGGTCGAAATCAGCGGCATCGACCGGCAGAAGGTCGGTCAGCTGGCCGCCGAGATCCGCCGCTGGCGCAAGCCGGAGCCCTACAAGGGCAAGGGCATCAAATATCGCGGCGAGTATATCTTCCGCAAAGAAGGCAAGAAGAAGTAA
- the rplR gene encoding 50S ribosomal protein L18 → MAKLSLFDRRRRRVRSALRARAAGKPRLSVHRSGRHIYAQVIDDAAGKTIVAASTLDKDIKGKTGATRDGAAEVGKALAERAKKAGVSAVVFDRGGFLFHGRVKALADAAREGGLEF, encoded by the coding sequence ATGGCGAAACTCTCTCTCTTCGATCGCCGCCGGCGCCGGGTTCGCTCCGCGCTGCGTGCGCGTGCCGCGGGCAAGCCCCGCCTGTCGGTCCACCGTTCGGGCAGGCACATCTATGCCCAGGTCATCGACGATGCCGCCGGCAAGACGATTGTCGCGGCCTCGACCCTCGACAAGGACATCAAGGGCAAGACCGGCGCGACCCGCGACGGCGCTGCCGAGGTGGGCAAGGCCCTGGCCGAGCGCGCCAAGAAGGCGGGCGTGTCCGCGGTCGTGTTCGATCGTGGCGGCTTCCTGTTCCATGGCCGGGTGAAGGCCCTGGCCGATGCCGCCCGCGAAGGCGGATTGGAGTTCTAA